The following is a genomic window from Staphylococcus capitis subsp. capitis.
TGAAAGAGAACGGTGGACCTTTATCAGGTGGTTCAAATCTAGCAAATTCGAATCCTCAATTCAAACAACGTGTTGACGATGAGATTCATAAAGAAGGCCATCAACTTACTGCAGATGCTGTTACTGCTTCAGGTTCAGGATTAGATCCAGATATCACTGTTTCCAATGCAAATGCGCAAGTGAAAAGGATTGCAAACGAACGTGGACTTGAGGAAGCATCAATTAAACGCACGATTCAACAACATAAACAATCCTCTCCTATGACTGAGGACTACGTGAACGTACTTAAACTGAATATTGCACTTGATAAGATGAAATAGCTTTAGAAATTAAACTATGAAACATTTGAGCGAGATGATGAAACCAGCCATTGATTATATATTGAGGTTTCTACCTCGCTCTTTTTGGTTTTTTAAAAATTAATGATAATATATAAATATAATTGTAAAGTAATTATTTTTTAAAACAATTAGTTTATGGAGGAAAATATATGCTTTCGATAGCACGAAAAGAGTTTGTTTCATTATTTAAAAGTATTAAGTCTATCTTAATAGTTTTAATCATGATTGCTATAAGTTTAGGTATAGCTAAAATATTAAGCTTATTCGGTAGTCAGTTAAGTAGTGAAATTGGTATTCACAAAACACCATATCAATTAGCGCTTATGTTAACTGTAATACTTACCAGTCCGTTATTTGCATTTACACTATCGCATAACATTATCAATGAAGAAGTTAAAAATAGAACGATGCGATTCTTAGCTACTAAAACGACTAGAAATAATATTCTATTTGGTAAATTTTTAGGCGCTTTATTATTTTGGATTACTTGTTTATTGATTACTACACTATTGTTGATTATTTATTCACATGAGTTTTACTTTTTAGAGTTAATGCAAAGCATTGCATTTGTAAGTTATTTCTTAGGAATGGCAACATTATTATCTGTGTTTATCGATAACACAATGTTAACCAATTTCTTAGGGATAGCACTTTCTATAATATTGACTGTCTTAGGATTATGGAGTACTGAAACAAATAGAATCTGGTTAAAATTACTTAAATACATCATGCCATATTTCTATTATTGTAGTGAAAACAGGGCTGTTCCTTTTGTGATATTAATCTTTACTATTATTTTTCTGATCATCAGTCTATACATATTTAGAAAGAGGGATTTATAATGAATGCAATTCAAACTCATAACTTAACAAAAATGTACCAGAATAAAACTGTGGTCAATCATATCAACTTAAGTGTTAAAGAAGGTACGATATTTGGTTTCTTAGGTCATAATGGAGCAGGTAAATCAACATTTATTAATATGTTAACAGGGTTATGTCAGCCCTCTGATGGCACGTTCAACTTAAATGTTCAGAATAAGAGAGAAATGGGAGTTTTACCAGATTATTCTTCTTTCTATAATAATATGACTGGAAAAGAGCATGTAAAATACTTTTGCAGCATAATGAAATATGATGTTTCGAATAGCGAGATAGAAAACCTCTTTCAATCAATTGGATTAGAAAATGGTCTAAATTTAAAAGTTAAAAAGTATTCTTTCGGTATGAAAAAGAAACTAGGAATTATACAAGCAGTAGTTAATAAACCTAAAATACTATTCCTAGATGAACCTACTTCAGGGGTAGATGCTAATTCAATTTTATCTATACACAAACTTATTAAGACTATTGCAGAATCAGGGACTACGATATTCTTAACGTCACATAATTTGGATGAAATCCAAAAATTATGTGATGAAATGGCGATTATGAGTCAAGGTAATATCGAAGTGCAAGGTAATTTAACACAGTTAAGAGAAACTTATGAAGATAGTTTATCTTTAGACATCGTTCATAATGAATTAAATGAAAATCAAAAACAACACGTTAAAGAAGAATTAAATAAATTAAGTCAACAAATTAAAGACATAGATATTCATAGTGACCATACCAATTTAAAAATCAAAGATAAAAACACTATTCCATCCATTGTTAGGCTATATGTTTCTTTAGATATAGATATATTCAAAGTAGATTTAGAAGAGCTTTCGTTAGAAGATATATTTCTTAAAAGTAGTAAACATGAAAAGCAACATTAAAACGTTGATGTCTATGATTGAATTATAATCACTTATCTATAAGTGTAAGTGAGAAAAAAATTACTTTAAATCCTCTTCATTATAGCTTCTTGAAGGTTATAGGTAAGCCTTCGGTTTGTCTGACGTAACACATCGGGAAGTCTAATTATATACCCCTTTTAAGCTAGCATTGGCTTGTTTTTCAGTCTAAAAATTAATTCATTGAATTTGATTTATTAAAAAAACATCTACCTTGTTTGCGTTCTGATCTTACAATGGGTAGATGTTTCTTTATATATTATGACTGACTTTTACCTTCATTCCATGGCATTGGAATATGTAAGTGTAATAAGTCGAACTTTTTAATTAATGAGCCAATAATAAATGCTAAGACTAAGGATACTTGCAAGTACCAAATGTGGGGGTCTAGTCACGTGCATAATGTTAATGAGTATGATGAAAGCACGAAGTGTGCGTTAAAAATTCATAAGTTATAAATGTCCATTTTATTAGTACTAAAGCTTGAAGAACTATAACTTGTGATAAATCTAATTTTCACAGTTGGACTTTTACGAGAAAAAGTATTTATAATGAAACATACTATCTTAGTCATATTAATTGTTAAACGTTTATGAAAACATTGATTATAACAATTTTCAAAATAAAGGAATGAGGCGTAATGGCTAGAGTATCGAAAAAACAATACATTCTTGAATCCGCAGCCAGTATTATAAATGAACAAGGTGCAGACTATTTAACTTTAGATGCTGTAGCAAAGAAAGCTGGCGTAAGTAAAGGCGGTTTACTATATCATTTCAAAAGTAAAGAGGGGCTCATTCAAGAACTTGTGAATTATGCAAATAATCTTTACCAAGAAAATGTTAATAAATATGTCAATTCTGATTCTGAAGAGTCTGGACAATGGCTAAATGCATTTATAGAAGCGACGCGAGAACATAGAACGGAAAATGCGCCAATTACTTCAGGAATGCTTGCCGCCCAAGGTTCAAATAAGCTATTGTTATCACCTTTACGTGAATCCTATCAAGAATGGCAAAATCATATTGAAGGTGATGGTTTAGACGAAGTAGATGCGACCATCATTAGGCTAGCGGTAGATGGTTTATGGTTGTCAGAGATATTTGGTATTAGCGCAATAGATGAAAAAATGAGAGAACAAGTCATTCAAAGATTAAAAGAACAAGTTCAAAAAAATAAAAAAGTTTAAAATTTCTATACGCATAGAGCTGAGTGGTGTTAGACGCATTACTCAGCTCTATTTTTTTATTAAGCTGTTGAAACTAAACCGACTGGTTGGTATAGTAACTACTGTCTTAAAACTAAAAAATATAGAGGTGTTAAAGATGAATAAAGTTCTATTAACAGCAGCCATCACAGGGGCTGGCGATACAATTCAAAAAAATGAAAATGTTCCAGTTACACCACAAGAACTCGCTGATTCAGCAATTAAATGTGCCAGAGCAGGAGCTACAGTTGCTCATATTCATGTTAGAGATCCAGAAACTGGAGGCGTAAGCCATGATCCAGAACTTTACGCAGAAACAGTAAGACTTATAAGAGAAGCAGAAGAAGATATTATTATCAATATTACTTCTGGAGGTGGGGGTGACTTTATTCCAAGTCTAGAACATCCAGAAACAGGTGGAGAAGGCACTTGGATTCAAAGCCCAGAAGAACGTCATAAACCCGTTGGAGATTTATTACCAGAGATGTGTACATTAGATTGTGGCAGTGTCAATATGGGCGATTCTGTTTATTTAAGCCCCGCATCTTGGTTACGTAAACAAGCTGAAATGGTTAAAAATGCTGGGGTTAAACCTGAACTAGAATGTTTTGATACAGGCCATGTTAGTTTCGCTAAACAAATGATTGAGGAAGGCCTTATCGAAGGCGATCCAATGTTTCAATTCTGCTTAGGCATACCTTGGGGCGCTGAAAATGATCCAGAAACAATTGATTATTTAAAATCACGTATCCCTGATAATGCACATTGGTCAGCATTTGGTATTGGGAAAATGCAATTACCGACAGTGAGAGAAGCTGCTCAACGTGGCGGAAACATACGTGTGGGCTTAGAGGATAATATTTACATTTCTAAAGGTGTTAAAGCAACAAACGAAGCACTTGTCGAAGAAGCTAAAAAGATCTTAAAAGAACTAGATATCGAACCATTAACACCAGCAGAAGCTAGAGAAAAATTCAATCTTAGAACTCCTAAAGGAGGCCAATCATGAAAGTAGCAGTTGTAGGAACAGGTGTTATAGGAAGTGGTTGGATTACTCGAATGCTTGCCCACGGACATGAGGTCATCGCTACAGATCCAAGTGAAGGCGCATATGAGAGAATGTTGGCGCAAGTGAAACAGAATTGGCCATATGCTGAACAAATGGGACTTGCCGACAACGCATCTCTAGAGAATTTGACATTTAGCACAGATTTAAAAGAAGCTGTTAAAGAAGTTGAACACATACAAGAAAATGTACCTGAAGTTGAGGAAATTAAAGATACAGTTTTAAGAGAGATTGATTTTTATGCATCACCTTATGCAACAATTGGCTCAAGTACTTCAGGAATTATGCCTTCAGAATTACAGAAAAATTTATCACACCCAGAGCGCTTAGTCGTTGCACATCCATTCCATCCTGTGTATATCTTGCCACTTGTAGAAATTGTACCTGGTAAACAAACTTCAGAGGAAAATACTATAAAAGCTAAACAATTCTATGAAGGTATTGGAATGGACGTGTTACATGTACGCCATGAAATTGAAGGTCACATTGCCGACCGTCTAATGGAAGCATTATGGAGAGAAGCATTACACATTGTTAACGACGGTATTGCAACAACTGAAGAGGTAGATAAAGCTTTCACTCACGCAGCCGGTTTACGTTATGCACAATATGGCCCATTTATGACTTTCCACTTAGCTGGGGGCGAAGGTGGTATGCGTCATATGCTTAAACAGTTTGGTCCGGCACTCAAAAAGCCATGGACGAAACTTGTTGCACCTGAGTTAACAGAAGATTTATACGACAAGGTAGTTACAGGAAGTGAAGCATCTTCACAAGGTTATACAATGTCAGAATTAGACCAAAAACGTAATGAATTCCTAATAAAAGTCAAAGCGTTGGCAGAACAATATTGGCCTGAAGGTTCAGATATACTTAAAAATTCGAGTCAGGAGGTACGTTAAACGTAATGAATCAGTATCAATATGACACGAAAGTGATTCAAGAATGGGTGGATCATAATGGACATATGAATGATGCAGAATACAATCGCGTATTAAGTGATGCAACAGATGATTGGTTAGCACATCTAGGTTTAACTCTAGAGACCATTAAAACGTTGCATTATACTGTCTTCACTTTAGAGAATCATTTGACCTTTTTAAAAGAAATGAAACTTGATGAAGATATTAGTATTAAAGTCCACCTTTACGATTATGACAGTAAACGACTCCATGTATTTATGGAAATGTTGAATTCTGAACAAGCGCTTACATCGACTTATGAAGTGATGTTAATGGGGATAGATACTGAAAACGGAAGACCTTCGCCATTCCCTGATTCAATAGCTCATAATATTGAGGCATATTACAAGAAAGATGAGATGACAACTCGACCTAAACAATTAGGTCATCAAATTGGTATTACAAGAAAATAGCATGCTTAGTGTTAAGCACGACGCACTTGATTAGTGCGGTGAGATTACAAGTTCAACTTGATACATTTAAGGACTTACTGTGCCTTGTTTTTACTTAGTTACCTTTGTATAACATCCACATTAAGTCCTTAATTTTTAAGCAAAATCATTAAAATAAACAGAAAGGAATGGACGTATGTTAAGTATTAAACACTTATCAAAAGTCTATGCAGGTAAAAAAAGAGCTGTAGACAACATGAATATCGATATTGAAGAAGGAGATTTCGTTGCGTTTATAGGTACAAGCGGTAGTGGTAAGACGACGGCGTTGAGAATGATTAACCGCATGATTGAATCAACAGAAGGTGAAATTACTATCAATGGCAAGAATATTCGTCAGATGAACGCAGTGGAGTTACGTCGCAGTATTGGTTATGTCATTCAACAAATCGGACTCATGCCACATATGACTGTCAAAGACAATATTGTATTGGTACCCAAATTATTAAAATGGTCGCAAGAGAAAAAAGATCAAAAAGCGAAAGAACTAATTCGTTTAGTAGACTTACCTGAAGATTACTTAAATCGCTATCCTTCAGAATTATCAGGAGGACAACAACAACGTATCGGTGTAGTTAGAGCACTTGCTGCCGAACAGGATATCATTTTGATGGATGAGCCTTTCGGAGCACTTGATCCTATTACAAGAGATACATTACAAGATTTAGTAAAGAAACTTCAGAAACAGTTAGGTAAAACCTTTATATTTGTCACACATGATATGGATGAAGCGATTAAGCTTGCTGACAAAATTTGTATAATGTCTGAAGGTAAAGTCATTCAATATGATACACCTGATAACATCTTACGTCAGCCAGCGAATGATTTCGTCCGTGATTTCATAGGACAGAACCGTCTTATTCAAGATAGACCCAATATTCGTACAGTCGAAGATGCCATGATTAAACCAATTACTGTTCATGTGGATCGTTCTTTAGATGAGGCAGTTAATATCATGAGACAACGTCGTGTTGATACGATATTTGTTGTAGGTAATGATGAGCATCTATTAGGTTACTTAGATATTGAAGATATTAATCAAGGTCTACGTAAGAAAAATGAATTAATAGACACAATGCAAAGAGATATTTATAGCGTTCGAATTGATAGTAAGTTGCAAGATTCTGTTCGTACAATTTTAAAACGAAATGTAAGAAATGTTCCTGTAGTTAGTGATGACAATAAGACACTTGTAGGTTTAGTAACAAGAGCGAATCTTGTTGATATTGTCTATGACAGCATTTGGGGAGAAGACGGTAACGTGAGTTCCCAGGAGAATGATGGAATCATTGAACCTCATACATCAGGGGTTGATGAACGATGATTAAATACTTAACCGACAATGCAAGTGCACTATTTGAGAAAACGCTAGAGCATCTTTATATTTCAGTATTTGCTTTGTTAATAGCAATTATTATAGCTATTCCTTTAGGTATTTTACTGTCTAAAACTGATAAACTCTCGAAAATTTCGTTAACAATTGCTGGTATATTACAAACGATTCCAACTTTAGCAATCTTGGCACTTATGATTCCTTTATTTGGTGTCGGTAAAACACCAGCAATTATAGCTTTATTTCTATATGTTTTACTACCGATATTAAATAATACGATTATTGGCGTTCAAAATATCGATAGTAATGTTAAAGAAGCGGGACGTAGTATGGGGATGACAGGTATTCAACTAATGAAAGATGTTCAATTACCACTTGCATTACCAATGATATTGAGTGGTATTCGTTTATCTTCAGTATATGTAATTAGTTGGGCAACACTTGCAAGTTATGTTGGTGCTGGAGGACTAGGTGACTTTATTTTTAATGGTTTAAACTTATTTGAACCAGCGGTGATTATAACTGCAACAATTCTCGTTACATTATTGGCACTTATCGTAGACTTCTGTTTATCAATGATTGAGAAATGGTTGGTCCCTAAAGGTTTAAGAATTACCGGATAATTAGAGAAGGAGGACACTATGAACAAGTATAAAAAGTATATAGTAGTTTTAGTATTATGTTTAACCGTGTTATCTGGATGTAATTTACCCGGTTTGAAAAATAGTAATTCAGATGACGACGTTAAAATTACAAGTTTAGGTACTAGTGAATCACAAATTATTTCACATATGATGAGATTACTTATTGAACATGACACACATGGTAAAATCAAACCTACTTTAATTAATAATTTAGGATCTAGCGTCATACAACATAATGCAGTGGCAAGTGGTCAAGCAAATATGTCAGGTACTCGTTATACCGGTACAGATTTAACAGGTGCACTTAATGAAAAGCCAATTAAAGATCCTAAAAAAGCAATGAAAGCTACACATAAAGGCTTTGAAGAGAAATATCATCAAAAGTTCTTTAATTCATATGGGTTTGCTAATTCGTATTCTTTTATAGTGACAAAAGAGACAGCTAAAAAATACCATTTAAACACGGTCTCAGATTTGAAAAAACATGCCAAAGATCTACGTGTAGGTATGGACAGCTCTTGGAAAGATAGAAAAGGAGATGGCTACCCTGCATTCAAGAAGGAGTATGGCTTTGACTTTGGTACAGTAAGACCAATGCAAATTGGTTTAGTTTATGATGCATTGAATTCAGGAAAATTGGACGTTGCGGTGGGGTACTCAACAGATGGACGTATCGCAGCTTATGACTTAAAGGTATTAAAAGACGACAAAAAATTCTTCCCTCCATATGATGCAAGTCCACTCGCAACTGATCAACTATTGAAAGAACACCCAGAATTAAAACCGATATTAAAGAAAATGGAAGGCAAAATTTCAACTAAACAAATGCAAAAATTAAACTATCAAGCTGATGGTAAAGGTGAAGAGCCCGCTACAGTAGCTGAAAAATTCTTAAAGAAACATAATTATTTTGAAGATGATAATTCTAAGAAGAAAGGTGGTCAAAATAATGAAAGGTAATTTACTTCAACAGTTGGGACATTATTATCAAACGAACTTTGGCTACCTTTGGGAATTATTTGTTAATCATTTACTTATGTCAGTTTATGGTGTGATATTTGCTTCAATTGTTGGTATACCACTTGGAATACTTATTGCGCGTTTCGGTAAATTATCAACGCCAATAATGACACTTGCTAATATTATTCAAACGGTACCAGTAATCGCGATGTTAGCCATCTTAATGTTAAGTATGGGACTCGGTATGAATACAGTTATATTTACTGTGTTTTTATACGCACTTTTACCTATTATCAAGAATACTTATACCGGCATAAATGGTGTAGACGCGAACATTAAAGATGCTGGTAAAGGAATGGGAATGACACGTAATCAGGTACTTCGAATGATAGAATTGCCATTATCATTGTCTGTAATCATAGGTGGTATACGCATTGCACTTGTGGTTGCTATTGGTGTAGTGGCTATTGGTTCATTTATTGGTGCGCCTACATTAGGAGACATTGTTATTCGTGGTACAAACGCAACAGATGGTACATTATATATTCTTGCTGGTGCAATTCCGATTGTAATTATTGTCGTACTTATTGATGTGATTTTACGTTTGCTTGAGAAGAAGTTGGACCCTGCAAATTAATATTTCGGGAGGAACAAGATTATGGCACTTTTACAACTTAATTATTTATCTAAAACGATTGGAGCACACAATTCTCTAAATGTGATACTTCCAGAAGATGAGAGCTTTTTTGATACAAATCGAGAAGCCAAACCTTTAAAATCTATGCTAGTGCTACATGGACTATCAAGCGACGCCAACTCTTATATTAGATATACAAGTATTGAGCGATATGCAAATGATCATCAACTTGCAATTATCATGCCTAATGCAGATCATAGTTTCTATACTAATATGATTTATGGCCATAGTTATTACGACTATATTTTGGAAGTGCATGACTATGTCCATCAAATTCTACCATTATCTAAGAAGAGAGAAGATAACTTTATAGCTGGTCATTCAATGGGAGGCTACGGTACGTCTAAATATGCTTTAACACAGTGCCAACGATTCTCTAAAGCAGCAATGTTATCTGCTGCATTCAATGTTTCATTACTTAGAGAGTATGAGTATTATGACTTTTGTCCAGAAGCCATTGTTGGTGAAAATGAGGACATCAAAGGTACGCCTTTCGATCCTTATTACTTAGTTGATAAAGCTGTTACTAATAATGAAGACTTACCTGAATTATTAATCATGTGTGGCACTGAAGATGCATTATATCAAGATAACTTAGACTTTATTAGATATTTAAATGAAAAGGGTGTGAACTACCACTTTGAGAAAAGTTCAGGTGATCATGATTATGCCTATTGGGATAAGGCAATTAAACAAGTTATCGAGACCTTTACACGTGGATAGTACGTGTAATGTGAAAAGTTAGATTGTAATCTTTAATGAAGAAAGCTCTAAGACATTTCAAAGTGAAGTGATCTTAGAGCTTTTATTATGAGAGTAATTATTCAATATTGAAGTGACCTGAAATGTTTAGTTTAGTATTTTAAATAGTTTACTTATATATCTATGTAATTTGCATAATAAAATAAAAAACATCTACCTTGGTTGCATTTTAATCTTACAACGGGTAGATGTTTCTTATATATTACGACTGACTTTTACCTTTATTCCATGGCATTGGAATATGTAAGTGTAATAAGTCGAACTTTTTAATTAATGAGCCAATAATAGATGCTAAGATCAATCCAGTTACTGCAACTGCAGCAATCGTGATAATTGATTTAATTGGACTATTGAATCCGAATAGTACAATCGCACCTGCCATAGGTGTTGCCATACCAGTGACACCTATTTTTAATCCACTGAATGCGATGATACAAGCGTTAACCATACCAATAATTGCATTCGTTCCGTATAAGACGGGGGCGTATTTTACGATTAAATCAATTTGTGTCAATGGTTCGATAAATACTGCAAAACGGTTTGGTTTGTCGCCAATTTTTAGGATATTAAATAACGTAAAGTTAACAAATGATGCGCCAGTACATACAATTGCGCCAATTGCCATTGGTAAACCTGTTAGTCCTAAAATACTTGCAAGTACCATTGAACTTAATGGTGTCATACTTGTAACTGGGATGATGAGTCCTAAGATAATAGCTAAGGCATATGGACTGCTATCACCAACAGAGTTTACAGCTTTCGCAATTTGATTTAATACTGCAGTGACGCTAGGATTAATCAATGATGCCAAACCGTATACGAGGGCTGGAGCTATAAATATAACGACGATTAAGTCTAAGCCTTCTGGAACTTTCTTTTCAATAAATTTAATCACAAATGCTGTGAGGTATGCTGCGATAAATGCAGGTAGTAAGCTAAAGTCCTTTAATACTAACCCTACGATAACTGAGAATACAGGTGAAACACCTAAATTAATACATGCAAGGATACCCACTGCAATCCCGCCAAGACTTCCTGCAAGGTCACCAATCTCCTGTAGGAATTTAATATGGAAAATGCCTCCAATAGCGTAACTTAAGAAAGCCTGTGGTAGAAATGTAGCACAAGCAGCCCCTGACAGTGCTTGTAGACCTTCCTTACCATAAGGTGCAAACTTTAAGAACAATGTCATAATGATTAAAACTACGACTAATGTTCCTACTCCTAATAATATATTCATTTTTCTGACCCCTTTAGTATAAATCTAAATATGTTTCCCAAAACATTTCATAATTGTAACACAGTTAATAGAATTAAAATTAAATTACATTTAAGTATTAATACGAATTTAATATTTTTGAAAATTCGAAAGTGCAACAATAATGTAAAATTAGTTGCGCAGCATTTTAGAAAAATAAAAATTAACAGTATCTTAAGGAGAAAGATGTCATACTTTTTTCTGAAAATTGGCATTAATTTATAGAGAATTTCATGTATAATGGCTAATAACATAGACATAGGAGATATACATATTATGATGAAAAACAAACTCACGATTAAAGAAAATATTTTTATTGGATCGATGTTATTTGGCTTATTCTTTGGTGCAGGTAACTTAATCTTCCCAATTCATTTAGGGCAGACTGCCGGCGCTCATGTGTTTACTGCTAATTTAGGATTTTTAATCACAGCGATAGGATTACCATTTCTAGGTATTATTGCCATTGGTGTGTCTAAAACGAACGGGATTTTCGAAATTTCCTCAAGAGTAAGTAAAATATATGCGTATTTATTTACGATTGGTTTATATCTTGTGATTGGGCCATTTTTTGCATTACCAAGGTTAGCGACAACGTCATATGAAATTGCATTCTCGCCTTTTATTTCGCCAGTCCAAGCTAAATTTGTGTTACCAATATTTAGTATTTTATTCTTCTTGGTTGTATGGTTCTTTGCTAGAAAGCCTTCAAAAATTTTAGATTATATAGGTAAATTCTTAAATCCTGTATTTTTAGTTTTACTTGGTATTGTAGTGTTACTTGCGTTTATTCATCCTATGGGAGGCGTGAGTCATGCGCCAGTGAGTGCGCAGTATAAAGAAGGTGCTCTACTTAAAGGATTTATTGATGGTTATAATACTTTAGACGCTTTAGCATCTCTAGCATTCGGTATTATTATCGTTACAACAATTAAGAAACTAGGAGTCACTCATCCTAACATAATAGCTAAAGAGACATTTAAGTCTGGTACGATTAGTATCGTAGGTATGGGACTTATTTATAGCTTGCTAGCCATTATGGGTACGATGAGTTTAGGTAATTTTAAAGTTAGTGAAAATGGAGGCATCGCACTCGCACAAATCGCTCAACATTATCTAGGTGACTACGGTATCATAGTGCTTTCACTTATTATTGTTGTGGCATGTTTGAAAACAGCTATTGGTTTAATTACAGCATTTTCAGAAACATTTACTGAGCTCTTTCCTAAACAGA
Proteins encoded in this region:
- a CDS encoding osmoprotectant ABC transporter substrate-binding protein; the encoded protein is MNKYKKYIVVLVLCLTVLSGCNLPGLKNSNSDDDVKITSLGTSESQIISHMMRLLIEHDTHGKIKPTLINNLGSSVIQHNAVASGQANMSGTRYTGTDLTGALNEKPIKDPKKAMKATHKGFEEKYHQKFFNSYGFANSYSFIVTKETAKKYHLNTVSDLKKHAKDLRVGMDSSWKDRKGDGYPAFKKEYGFDFGTVRPMQIGLVYDALNSGKLDVAVGYSTDGRIAAYDLKVLKDDKKFFPPYDASPLATDQLLKEHPELKPILKKMEGKISTKQMQKLNYQADGKGEEPATVAEKFLKKHNYFEDDNSKKKGGQNNER
- a CDS encoding ABC transporter permease — its product is MKGNLLQQLGHYYQTNFGYLWELFVNHLLMSVYGVIFASIVGIPLGILIARFGKLSTPIMTLANIIQTVPVIAMLAILMLSMGLGMNTVIFTVFLYALLPIIKNTYTGINGVDANIKDAGKGMGMTRNQVLRMIELPLSLSVIIGGIRIALVVAIGVVAIGSFIGAPTLGDIVIRGTNATDGTLYILAGAIPIVIIVVLIDVILRLLEKKLDPAN
- a CDS encoding alpha/beta hydrolase family protein codes for the protein MALLQLNYLSKTIGAHNSLNVILPEDESFFDTNREAKPLKSMLVLHGLSSDANSYIRYTSIERYANDHQLAIIMPNADHSFYTNMIYGHSYYDYILEVHDYVHQILPLSKKREDNFIAGHSMGGYGTSKYALTQCQRFSKAAMLSAAFNVSLLREYEYYDFCPEAIVGENEDIKGTPFDPYYLVDKAVTNNEDLPELLIMCGTEDALYQDNLDFIRYLNEKGVNYHFEKSSGDHDYAYWDKAIKQVIETFTRG
- a CDS encoding PTS sugar transporter subunit IIC; amino-acid sequence: MNILLGVGTLVVVLIIMTLFLKFAPYGKEGLQALSGAACATFLPQAFLSYAIGGIFHIKFLQEIGDLAGSLGGIAVGILACINLGVSPVFSVIVGLVLKDFSLLPAFIAAYLTAFVIKFIEKKVPEGLDLIVVIFIAPALVYGLASLINPSVTAVLNQIAKAVNSVGDSSPYALAIILGLIIPVTSMTPLSSMVLASILGLTGLPMAIGAIVCTGASFVNFTLFNILKIGDKPNRFAVFIEPLTQIDLIVKYAPVLYGTNAIIGMVNACIIAFSGLKIGVTGMATPMAGAIVLFGFNSPIKSIITIAAVAVTGLILASIIGSLIKKFDLLHLHIPMPWNKGKSQS
- the brnQ gene encoding branched-chain amino acid transport system II carrier protein, which codes for MMKNKLTIKENIFIGSMLFGLFFGAGNLIFPIHLGQTAGAHVFTANLGFLITAIGLPFLGIIAIGVSKTNGIFEISSRVSKIYAYLFTIGLYLVIGPFFALPRLATTSYEIAFSPFISPVQAKFVLPIFSILFFLVVWFFARKPSKILDYIGKFLNPVFLVLLGIVVLLAFIHPMGGVSHAPVSAQYKEGALLKGFIDGYNTLDALASLAFGIIIVTTIKKLGVTHPNIIAKETFKSGTISIVGMGLIYSLLAIMGTMSLGNFKVSENGGIALAQIAQHYLGDYGIIVLSLIIVVACLKTAIGLITAFSETFTELFPKQKYIMFATVVSVLACIFANVGLTKIIMYSTPVLMFIYPLAITLILLTLASPLFNHSKIVYRFTTFFTMIAAFIDGVKASPEFFVKTSFARFIISLGEKYLPFFTIGMGWIIPALIGFIIGLIVFKVRGSKQPQS